In the genome of Candida dubliniensis CD36 chromosome 3, complete sequence, the window taatgatgattccTTGCCTGCTCTGATACTACAGGCATTCAATGCTGATATGTTTACGTTGGGGCAAATACCGGATGGACCACCACCACCGGAATTATGTAGATAATTGTATAATAGAACTAGtattaatgaataattCACGAATTACATATTTATGGATTGCAAACCGTGTTAATGAGAAGTTAAacacgaaaaaaaaaaatataaccTCTAAAATAATCTCCACTccttatcatcatcatcatcgttTTCAATGATCTGTATAGAATGTGGTTATCCCAATATTGACTGTTTATACTCCAAGTATAAAAGTGATTATATCAAATTAAGTGTGTGTCCAGAATGTAATAAAATCGCCGATAAGTATATTGAATATGATTCGGTGATTCTATTTTTGGACATTTTATTACTTAAAAGACAAGCATATAAGCATTTAGCATATAATTTAACTGAAATGGAAATGATTTCCTCAATTCATTCTAATATCAATagtaatttcaaatttttgcAAACTTATGGAAAACttatgaaattgatatttatgattttatcatttgaaGTTTATTTAACTTGGGCTAATGAAgagaaattattgattcattcacaattaattaatttaatttttagtCAATCAGTtatatatcaatatttatttttcattattaagTCAAGTTTAGagaatttaatattaaatttatcactacaattgattttaagATTTGGATATAAATGGGGACAAAGTACACCGAAAATAAATGGCAATGTCAGTGATGAAGAGTTTTTTGGATATAAAACTTCTGTATTATTGGTGACTACTATGGTATCAGGATCAATCAGATTATTTCCTATATTAATGTTTATTTGGCCATACGATAATATATCTATCACTAAACCactaataaatttgattgcCTTTATAAATATTGTAGAGGCACTACGAGTTGTCACAAGTTTGGGatatataaaattaataCTAAGTTTGGCGTTCAGCATAgttatcaa includes:
- a CDS encoding mediator sterol homeostasis, putative (Similar to S. cerevisiae ARV1;~In S. cerevisiae: required for normal intracellular sterol distribution and for sphingolipid metabolism) codes for the protein MICIECGYPNIDCLYSKYKSDYIKLSVCPECNKIADKYIEYDSVILFLDILLLKRQAYKHLAYNLTEMEMISSIHSNINSNFKFLQTYGKLMKLIFMILSFEVYLTWANEEKLLIHSQLINLIFSQSVIYQYLFFIIKSSLENLILNLSLQLILRFGYKWGQSTPKINGNVSDEEFFGYKTSVLLVTTMVSGSIRLFPILMFIWPYDNISITKPLINLIAFINIVEALRVVTSLGYIKLILSLAFSIVIKNIVSKSLLVLIVNLFLDFNFTEVNHNEMYQLYSQFQTYIHWI